The following proteins are co-located in the Fimbriiglobus ruber genome:
- a CDS encoding HEAT repeat domain-containing protein, producing the protein MFSYLCPSCTQRLMAPPERAGQRTICPKCLRPLTIPAPEDSSSPAVAAEKASIFDTDVELKSSGASEVLPNFSASDTPTSIPHPTKTPYPSAMPQRQPRPMPNLPALPTRKIGGNDGLVVLNPTGMLSADLAADLTAAISMRMKPPPDPPADLRLSTGVWLMISAVALTLWLTGVFYEPTVLPFVALLGTLLLAFGYFWAVYLAGRHNWVRAVVTLFPPVTVWRLCHPFGDNGYRPLRFVLTGLVFLGLYLIGISPITRGYASQAFAALEPEKVETTTHIVTPTERLRAAVEKKQSDALVGVLTDLAHQDQIQNADDDTRTELIGDLKLLATQGRDDTRSEVRVAAIKTLVAWSPDDARTAVLGALRSTDGLERKCGLGLASRWRDDEVAAAVAARLSDRQEGPLAQDVLLAIGSPAAETALLSLLKTDEPVFVLTVIKLLDEVGGPKAVAALTELKDTVRVRALQNEAEQTANAISARLAKTKQ; encoded by the coding sequence ATGTTTTCTTACCTGTGCCCGTCGTGCACGCAGCGTTTGATGGCCCCGCCGGAACGGGCGGGCCAGCGGACGATTTGCCCGAAGTGCCTCCGGCCACTGACCATTCCGGCGCCCGAAGATTCGTCCTCGCCCGCGGTGGCAGCGGAGAAAGCCTCGATTTTTGACACCGACGTGGAACTCAAGAGTTCCGGCGCGAGCGAGGTTCTTCCGAATTTCAGCGCTTCCGACACCCCGACCAGTATTCCGCACCCGACCAAGACGCCGTACCCCAGCGCGATGCCCCAGCGGCAACCCCGCCCGATGCCCAACCTGCCGGCCCTGCCCACGCGGAAGATTGGCGGGAACGACGGTCTGGTCGTGTTGAATCCGACCGGGATGCTGTCCGCGGATCTGGCGGCCGACCTGACGGCCGCGATCTCGATGCGGATGAAGCCGCCGCCCGACCCGCCGGCCGACCTCCGGTTGTCGACCGGGGTGTGGCTCATGATTTCCGCGGTCGCGCTCACCCTTTGGCTGACCGGCGTATTTTACGAACCGACCGTCCTCCCGTTCGTGGCCCTGCTCGGTACGCTCCTGTTAGCATTCGGGTATTTTTGGGCCGTATACCTCGCGGGCCGGCACAACTGGGTTCGCGCCGTCGTGACGCTGTTCCCCCCCGTCACCGTCTGGCGCTTGTGCCACCCGTTCGGCGACAACGGCTACCGCCCGCTGCGGTTCGTACTGACCGGGCTCGTCTTCCTTGGGTTGTATCTCATCGGCATCAGCCCGATCACCCGCGGGTACGCGAGCCAGGCGTTCGCGGCTCTCGAACCCGAGAAAGTAGAGACGACGACCCACATCGTTACTCCCACGGAGCGGTTGCGGGCGGCCGTCGAGAAGAAGCAGTCGGACGCACTCGTCGGCGTTCTGACCGACCTTGCGCATCAAGACCAAATCCAAAACGCCGACGACGACACCCGAACGGAACTGATCGGCGACCTGAAGTTGCTCGCCACCCAGGGCCGCGACGACACGCGTTCCGAGGTGCGGGTCGCCGCCATCAAAACCCTGGTCGCATGGTCCCCGGACGACGCCCGCACGGCGGTTCTCGGGGCGCTCCGGTCGACCGACGGGCTGGAACGGAAATGCGGACTCGGACTGGCCTCGCGTTGGCGGGACGATGAAGTCGCCGCGGCGGTCGCCGCCCGCCTTTCGGACCGCCAGGAGGGGCCGCTCGCGCAAGACGTATTGCTCGCGATCGGTTCGCCGGCTGCCGAAACCGCCCTGCTCTCGTTACTCAAAACCGACGAGCCGGTGTTCGTCCTGACCGTGATTAAACTCCTCGACGAAGTCGGCGGGCCGAAAGCCGTTGCCGCCCTGACCGAACTCAAGGATACGGTGCGGGTGCGAGCCCTCCAGAACGAAGCCGAACAAACCGCGAACGCGATTTCGGCTCGGTTGGCGAAAACCAAGCAGTAG
- a CDS encoding thioredoxin family protein: protein MLAFDFFNQALPYEEFLSTYGSGGDRDRWDRSRTGIVLTAEQQKLLGTFTRKTNVLLLAGAWCGDCSAQCPVFERFREAAPVLNVRYLDRDAHPAAQAELQINGGNRVPVAVFFSEDGYEVARYGERTLAAYRRLVRNVIPDISAPGAADYPAEMVADWLREVERVQWVLRLSSRLRRLHQD, encoded by the coding sequence ATGCTCGCGTTCGATTTCTTCAACCAGGCGTTGCCCTACGAAGAATTCCTTTCCACCTACGGGTCCGGCGGGGACCGGGACCGGTGGGACCGGAGCCGGACGGGAATCGTGTTGACCGCCGAGCAGCAAAAATTGCTCGGCACGTTCACCCGAAAGACCAATGTGCTACTGTTGGCCGGTGCGTGGTGCGGGGACTGTTCAGCGCAGTGCCCGGTGTTCGAGCGGTTCCGCGAGGCGGCCCCGGTGTTGAACGTCCGTTACCTCGACCGGGACGCGCACCCCGCGGCGCAGGCCGAGTTGCAGATTAACGGCGGGAACCGGGTGCCGGTCGCGGTATTCTTCAGCGAAGACGGCTACGAGGTCGCGCGGTACGGCGAGCGCACGTTGGCCGCGTACCGGCGGTTGGTCCGAAATGTGATCCCCGACATCTCCGCGCCGGGTGCGGCCGATTACCCGGCCGAAATGGTCGCCGACTGGCTGCGCGAGGTCGAACGGGTGCAGTGGGTTCTTCGGTTATCTTCCCGCCTGCGTCGTTTGCACCAGGACTAA
- a CDS encoding WD40 repeat domain-containing protein: MNRFSLVVTAAVVTAAVVVAAPPAPVTALAYRTDGSLLAAGSRGTVVLIDPTTGEAIGELTGQTQRVTALAFSHGGLLAVASGEPGISGLIGLYDATTPTVGKPLASIAAHKDIIYALAFSPDGKTLASAGYDRTIKLWDVTTATTPNLRQTLTDHSDAVYALAWNPKGTLLASGAADRAVKVWDVSTGKRLYTLSDPTDWVYTVAWNPAGTHLTAGGADKSIRTWEAGAKGGKLIRSAFAHDRAVTRLVYAPDGATLYSVGEDRVVKAWDAAKLTEVKVFPAQPDQVLAVALRPDGKQLALGGFDGSVVLFDTASGTAKPLSLTKAANAPRRRPNTAPPKQPESPPKPTRPEIKSLSPNSAPRGTTTRVTFTGTNFGASPKVRSEPAGLTVKPVPAGHAPTQFAADVTIPEQTQPGPFELVVTSDSGESNKARFWVDRFPSTATVGRADSVHSAMVVTTPVTIAGTLDRAGDVDYFRFTATVGQEIGVQVQPSDKAKLDPVVTLTDGSGHVMAEGANGALGYVCPTPGAYVLSVRDREYRGGAALAYRMHVGPTPVVTGVFPLGVARGVETLVNVRGVNLGRVGGLDVRVKPTADAAIGSKLRVPLAIKGDEPVGATEVTVGEFHSVNISADGRATLPAVPGTADGVLAKPGEAHTIRFAAKKGHALIVETQAARLGSPVDSFVEILDATGKPISRATLRCTTKTFTTFRDNDSNTSGIRLEYWNELAMDDLLYVGGELTRIRELPKGPDDDCQFYAEDGKRLGFLGTTPTFHYLGSSMYKVEVHPPGSVFPPNGMPVFSLYYRNDDGGPGYGKDSAIFFDPPADGDYLARVSDSSGVGGPAHAYRLTVRPPRPDFTVKFTPTAPKVWKGGAVPVTITASRLDGFEGPIRVQFEGLPAPLHAPSTIIDARQQTTAVALAADAGAVSGAGTPLRLVARATIGGREVIREATGSTPTLAEPGDLVTTVSSSELTIRPGTESRLTVRVERRDGHAGRVPLDVRGLPHGVRVLNIGLNGILILPGATEREIVVYAEPWVKPTDRPFVVLARSERKGTEHAAPAVVLKVRQ, from the coding sequence AGCGGCGAGCCAGGCATTTCGGGTCTGATCGGGCTTTACGACGCAACGACACCGACCGTGGGCAAGCCGCTCGCCTCGATCGCCGCTCACAAAGACATCATTTACGCGCTCGCGTTCAGCCCGGACGGCAAGACGCTCGCCTCCGCCGGTTACGACCGCACGATTAAGTTGTGGGACGTAACGACAGCGACGACTCCAAACCTTCGACAGACCCTGACCGACCACAGCGACGCCGTGTACGCACTCGCCTGGAATCCGAAGGGGACGTTGCTCGCCTCCGGGGCGGCGGACCGCGCGGTGAAGGTCTGGGACGTATCGACGGGCAAACGGCTGTACACCCTGAGCGATCCGACCGATTGGGTCTACACGGTCGCCTGGAACCCGGCCGGCACGCATTTGACCGCGGGCGGGGCGGACAAGAGCATTCGTACCTGGGAAGCGGGCGCGAAGGGTGGCAAACTCATTCGCTCCGCATTCGCCCACGACCGCGCGGTCACCCGACTCGTGTACGCACCGGACGGGGCGACCCTCTACTCGGTCGGCGAGGATCGCGTCGTCAAAGCCTGGGATGCGGCGAAGCTGACCGAGGTCAAAGTCTTTCCGGCTCAACCCGACCAGGTTCTCGCGGTTGCCTTACGCCCGGACGGCAAACAACTCGCGCTAGGCGGGTTCGACGGCTCAGTCGTCTTGTTCGACACAGCCTCGGGAACGGCTAAACCACTCTCTCTGACAAAAGCGGCCAATGCTCCGCGCCGCCGACCCAACACGGCGCCGCCCAAGCAGCCCGAATCGCCGCCGAAGCCGACACGCCCCGAAATCAAAAGCCTCTCCCCCAATTCAGCCCCGCGTGGGACAACGACTCGAGTCACATTCACGGGCACGAACTTTGGTGCATCGCCTAAAGTCCGCTCAGAGCCGGCGGGCTTGACGGTCAAGCCCGTCCCGGCCGGCCACGCGCCAACGCAGTTCGCCGCCGACGTCACGATTCCCGAACAGACACAGCCCGGGCCGTTCGAACTTGTCGTGACTTCGGATTCCGGTGAATCAAACAAGGCTCGTTTTTGGGTCGATCGCTTCCCTTCGACCGCGACCGTCGGCCGCGCGGATTCGGTCCACAGCGCGATGGTGGTGACTACTCCCGTCACCATCGCCGGCACACTCGACCGCGCAGGCGACGTCGATTACTTCCGGTTCACTGCGACCGTCGGCCAGGAAATCGGCGTCCAGGTTCAACCCTCCGATAAGGCCAAACTCGACCCCGTGGTGACGCTGACCGACGGCTCCGGCCACGTGATGGCCGAGGGAGCAAACGGGGCGCTCGGATACGTCTGCCCAACCCCGGGTGCTTACGTCTTGTCCGTGCGCGACCGCGAATACCGCGGCGGCGCAGCCCTCGCCTACCGGATGCACGTCGGTCCGACCCCGGTCGTCACCGGCGTCTTCCCGCTCGGTGTTGCTCGTGGAGTTGAGACGCTGGTAAACGTCCGCGGCGTCAACCTCGGGCGAGTTGGCGGTCTCGACGTGCGCGTCAAGCCGACTGCCGACGCGGCTATCGGCAGCAAACTACGTGTTCCGCTCGCGATCAAAGGGGACGAGCCGGTCGGTGCAACCGAAGTGACCGTGGGCGAGTTTCATTCGGTGAACATCTCCGCCGACGGCCGCGCGACGCTGCCCGCCGTCCCGGGTACCGCCGATGGTGTACTCGCCAAGCCGGGCGAGGCTCACACGATCCGGTTCGCGGCCAAGAAAGGTCACGCCCTGATCGTCGAAACGCAAGCGGCCCGGCTCGGGTCGCCTGTCGATTCGTTCGTCGAGATCCTCGACGCCACCGGCAAGCCGATTTCGCGTGCGACGCTCCGTTGCACGACCAAGACGTTCACCACGTTTCGCGACAACGACTCGAACACGTCTGGTATACGCCTGGAATACTGGAACGAACTCGCGATGGACGATCTCTTGTACGTCGGCGGGGAACTCACGCGAATCCGGGAACTACCGAAGGGCCCGGACGACGACTGCCAGTTCTACGCCGAAGACGGCAAGCGCCTCGGCTTCCTGGGCACGACTCCGACGTTCCACTACCTGGGTTCGTCGATGTACAAGGTGGAAGTCCACCCGCCGGGCAGTGTGTTTCCGCCAAACGGTATGCCCGTTTTCTCGCTCTATTACCGGAACGACGACGGCGGCCCGGGCTACGGTAAAGACTCGGCCATTTTCTTCGACCCGCCCGCGGACGGAGACTACCTGGCGCGGGTGTCGGATTCCAGCGGGGTCGGCGGCCCGGCTCATGCTTACCGTCTGACCGTCCGCCCGCCGCGCCCCGATTTCACCGTGAAGTTCACTCCGACCGCTCCGAAGGTCTGGAAGGGCGGCGCGGTCCCGGTCACGATTACCGCGAGCCGGCTCGACGGCTTCGAAGGACCGATCCGCGTCCAGTTCGAGGGGCTTCCCGCGCCCCTCCACGCGCCGTCCACAATCATCGACGCCCGGCAACAAACGACAGCCGTAGCTCTCGCCGCCGATGCCGGCGCGGTCTCCGGGGCGGGCACACCGCTCCGCCTCGTGGCGCGGGCGACGATCGGCGGGAGGGAAGTCATCCGCGAAGCGACCGGCTCTACTCCGACGCTCGCCGAACCCGGCGACCTCGTCACCACCGTCAGTTCCTCCGAACTCACGATTCGGCCCGGGACGGAGTCGCGGCTCACCGTGCGGGTCGAACGCCGCGACGGGCACGCGGGCCGCGTCCCGCTCGACGTTCGCGGGTTACCGCACGGCGTCCGCGTACTCAACATTGGCTTGAATGGGATACTCATCCTACCCGGTGCCACCGAGCGAGAGATCGTTGTCTACGCCGAGCCGTGGGTGAAGCCGACCGACCGACCGTTCGTGGTGTTGGCCCGGAGCGAACGCAAAGGGACGGAACACGCCGCCCCGGCGGTCGTACTGAAAGTGCGGCAGTGA